In a genomic window of Nostoc sp. UHCC 0870:
- the alaS gene encoding alanine--tRNA ligase, with product MSSNPQSIGGNEIRAQFLNFYTQRGHQPLPSASLVPEDPTVLLTIAGMLPFKPIFLGQRTPDFNRATTSQKCIRTNDIENVGRTKRHHTFFEMLGNFSFGDYFKEQAIAWGWEISTEVFGLPKERLVVSVYEEDDEAFAIWRDQIGVTEARIKRMGADDNFWVSGPTGPCGPCSEIYYDFHPERGDDNIDLEDDTRFIEFYNLVFMQYNRDTEGNLTPLQNKNIDTGMGLERMAQILQKVPNNYETDLIFPIIETAAKIAGIDYHNSDENTKVSLKVIGDHVRSVVHMIADEIRASNVGRGYILRRLIRRVVRHGRLIGITGEFINQVAETAIALSESAYPNVRQREAGIKAELQREEANFLKTLDRGEKLLEEIIQQVKQQGQTQISGESAFTLYDTYGFPLELTQEVAEENHLTVDEAGFNVEMQKQVERAKAAHETIDLTVQGSLDKLAEHIHATEFIGYEQPAATAKVEVLLVGGVSQEEAEAGTDVQIVLNQTPFYAESGGQIGDRGYISGDGVVVRVEDVKKESDFFVHFGRIERGTLRVGDSVTAQIDRACRRRAQANHTATHLLQAALKKFVDEGISQAGSLVSFDRLRFDFNCPRGLTPEEIQQVEEQINTWIAEAHAAKIEVLPLAEAKARGAVAMFGEKYGDEVRVIDFSGVSMELCGGTHVSNTAEIGVFKIITEAGVASGVRRIEGVSGPAILDYLNVRDKVVKDLSDRFKVKPEELPDRITTLQTELRNAEKQLETLKGQLAIAKSDSLLQTATTLGDHKIIVAELEGVDPESLKTAAERLLQKIGNGAVVLGSVPEAGKVSLVAAFSPEVNKKGLQAGKFVGAVAKICGGGGGGRPNLAQAGGRDASKLPAALEQAQSDLRSALG from the coding sequence ATGTCTTCAAACCCCCAGTCCATCGGCGGTAACGAAATCCGCGCTCAATTCCTTAACTTCTATACCCAAAGGGGACACCAACCGTTACCTAGTGCGTCCCTTGTACCAGAAGATCCAACTGTGCTGTTGACGATCGCGGGGATGCTACCATTTAAACCGATATTCCTGGGGCAGCGCACACCAGATTTTAACCGGGCGACAACTTCCCAAAAGTGCATCCGTACTAATGATATTGAAAATGTCGGACGCACTAAACGGCATCATACATTTTTTGAGATGCTGGGTAACTTCAGTTTTGGTGACTATTTTAAAGAACAAGCGATCGCCTGGGGTTGGGAAATTTCCACAGAAGTTTTTGGCTTACCCAAAGAACGCCTAGTAGTTAGCGTCTATGAAGAAGATGACGAAGCCTTTGCTATCTGGCGGGATCAAATTGGTGTAACGGAAGCCAGAATTAAGCGTATGGGTGCAGATGATAACTTTTGGGTATCCGGCCCCACTGGCCCCTGTGGCCCTTGTTCCGAAATTTATTACGACTTCCACCCAGAACGGGGCGATGACAATATAGATTTAGAAGATGACACCCGGTTTATCGAGTTTTATAACTTGGTATTCATGCAATACAACCGGGATACAGAGGGTAACTTAACACCTCTGCAAAATAAAAACATCGATACTGGTATGGGTTTGGAGAGAATGGCGCAAATTCTCCAAAAAGTGCCGAATAATTATGAAACAGACTTAATTTTCCCGATTATCGAAACAGCCGCCAAAATCGCGGGGATTGATTACCACAACAGCGATGAGAACACCAAAGTTTCCCTAAAAGTCATTGGGGATCATGTCCGTTCCGTTGTCCACATGATTGCTGATGAAATCCGCGCCTCCAATGTGGGGAGGGGTTATATATTGCGGCGATTAATTCGGCGGGTGGTGCGTCATGGGCGATTAATTGGTATTACTGGGGAATTTATTAACCAAGTCGCTGAAACTGCGATCGCTCTTTCTGAATCAGCATACCCCAATGTCCGCCAACGGGAAGCAGGAATCAAAGCGGAACTGCAACGGGAAGAAGCCAATTTCCTCAAAACTTTAGATAGAGGTGAGAAACTCCTAGAAGAAATTATCCAACAGGTGAAACAGCAAGGACAAACCCAAATTAGTGGTGAAAGTGCTTTCACCCTTTATGATACCTACGGTTTCCCCCTAGAACTCACTCAAGAAGTCGCTGAGGAAAACCACCTCACTGTTGATGAAGCTGGCTTTAATGTCGAGATGCAAAAGCAAGTTGAACGCGCCAAAGCCGCCCACGAAACCATCGACTTAACAGTGCAAGGTTCTCTCGACAAACTCGCTGAACACATCCACGCCACCGAGTTTATAGGATATGAGCAACCAGCAGCAACGGCGAAAGTCGAAGTTTTATTAGTAGGTGGAGTTTCCCAAGAAGAAGCCGAAGCTGGAACAGACGTGCAGATTGTCCTCAACCAAACGCCATTCTATGCTGAATCAGGGGGACAAATCGGCGATCGCGGTTATATTTCCGGCGACGGCGTGGTTGTACGTGTGGAAGATGTGAAGAAAGAATCCGATTTCTTTGTCCACTTTGGACGCATCGAACGCGGTACACTGCGCGTAGGCGATAGCGTCACCGCCCAAATTGATCGCGCTTGTCGTCGTCGCGCCCAAGCTAACCATACAGCAACTCACCTCCTCCAAGCAGCGTTAAAGAAATTTGTGGATGAGGGGATATCTCAAGCCGGTTCTTTAGTTTCCTTCGACAGATTGCGCTTTGACTTCAACTGTCCCCGTGGTTTAACTCCAGAGGAAATCCAACAAGTTGAAGAACAGATTAACACCTGGATTGCTGAAGCCCACGCCGCCAAAATCGAAGTATTACCCTTAGCTGAAGCTAAAGCTAGAGGTGCTGTAGCTATGTTTGGGGAAAAATACGGTGATGAAGTCCGCGTCATCGATTTTTCTGGTGTGTCGATGGAATTATGTGGAGGTACGCACGTCAGTAATACTGCGGAGATTGGCGTATTCAAGATTATTACTGAAGCTGGCGTGGCTTCTGGAGTACGACGGATTGAAGGTGTTTCCGGCCCAGCTATCCTAGATTACTTGAATGTACGGGATAAAGTAGTTAAAGATTTAAGCGATCGCTTTAAAGTCAAACCCGAAGAACTACCAGACAGAATCACTACTTTACAAACGGAACTGAGAAACGCTGAGAAGCAACTAGAAACGCTGAAAGGACAATTAGCGATCGCTAAATCAGACAGCTTGCTCCAAACAGCGACAACTTTAGGCGACCATAAAATCATCGTCGCCGAGTTAGAAGGCGTTGACCCCGAATCATTGAAAACCGCAGCCGAACGCTTACTGCAAAAAATCGGTAACGGTGCAGTGGTGTTAGGTTCTGTTCCCGAAGCGGGGAAAGTCAGCTTAGTTGCAGCCTTTAGTCCAGAAGTGAACAAGAAAGGCTTACAGGCGGGTAAA
- a CDS encoding GGDEF domain-containing protein, which yields MKTSILVFGSHNFLATLPDQIHDANTFNLKVISDFNQAVSHIQNVQPDIIFVQTSWKGSIKICSWLKEQNQLSWIHCILIEDRPQQLVKKSQRGWEWEFEMTANALNQGADAYIWLLTEETNDRLTTATKSLILSQLTVGVRKVQKYRDLMNTNDILSAIALADSLTDLNNRRALEWDLPRQINKARTQDISLSLIIIDVDFFKKVNDQHGHLVGDRLLQLLCSRLRHNLRSQDIAFRYGGEEFVVLLPHTNGDEAMTVAERLNRIVREQPFAINSNLHLHITISLGVACFQPDDDEKGMNLLHRADQCLLAAKAAGRNQVIGWEQYSQVSNLEAVS from the coding sequence ATGAAAACCAGCATTCTGGTCTTTGGAAGTCATAACTTTCTTGCCACACTTCCCGATCAAATTCATGATGCCAACACTTTTAATTTAAAAGTGATTAGTGATTTTAATCAGGCGGTGTCGCACATCCAAAATGTGCAGCCCGATATCATATTTGTGCAGACAAGTTGGAAGGGTAGCATAAAAATTTGTAGCTGGTTAAAAGAACAAAACCAGCTATCCTGGATACATTGTATTTTGATAGAGGATCGTCCTCAGCAGCTAGTCAAGAAAAGTCAACGCGGTTGGGAATGGGAGTTTGAGATGACTGCTAACGCACTAAATCAAGGTGCAGATGCTTATATTTGGTTATTAACTGAAGAAACAAACGATCGCCTAACAACTGCAACTAAAAGCTTAATTCTTAGTCAATTAACAGTTGGTGTGCGAAAAGTCCAAAAGTACCGCGATCTGATGAATACAAATGATATTCTCTCAGCGATCGCCTTAGCAGATTCACTAACAGATTTAAACAATCGTCGTGCTTTAGAATGGGATTTACCCAGACAAATCAACAAAGCCCGCACTCAAGATATTTCCTTGAGCTTAATTATTATAGATGTAGACTTCTTTAAAAAAGTTAACGATCAACATGGGCATTTAGTTGGCGATCGCCTTTTGCAATTGCTGTGTAGCCGTCTCCGTCACAATCTACGTAGTCAGGATATAGCATTCCGTTACGGTGGTGAGGAGTTTGTAGTGCTTTTACCTCATACAAATGGTGACGAAGCAATGACAGTAGCTGAACGTCTCAATCGTATAGTTAGAGAACAACCCTTTGCTATCAACAGTAACTTACATCTGCATATCACCATTAGTTTAGGTGTAGCTTGTTTCCAACCTGATGATGATGAAAAAGGAATGAACTTATTACATCGT